A stretch of the Inquilinus sp. Marseille-Q2685 genome encodes the following:
- a CDS encoding SDR family oxidoreductase — protein MGDLSGQRVLVVGGSSGLGLATAQAAAGLGAAVTVASRSQEKIDAAVATIGTDAEGRVLDTTSDAAVEAFFADGTVYDHVVVTAAQTKVAAVRELPLADAFASMNSKFWGAYRVARAAPIRDGGSLTFVTGVLAIRPRKGAAVQGAINAGLEALAQGLALELAPVRVNTVSPGLVATPLYDRMAADARQAMYDRAAATLPVGLVGQPEHIATQILAFITNPYATGSTAYIHGGSALV, from the coding sequence ATGGGCGATCTTTCGGGCCAGCGGGTGCTGGTGGTGGGCGGCAGCTCGGGGCTCGGCCTCGCGACGGCGCAGGCGGCCGCCGGCCTGGGCGCGGCGGTGACGGTGGCCTCGCGGTCGCAGGAGAAGATCGACGCGGCGGTGGCGACGATCGGCACCGACGCCGAAGGCCGGGTGCTCGACACCACGTCGGATGCCGCGGTCGAGGCCTTCTTCGCCGACGGCACCGTCTACGACCATGTCGTGGTCACGGCGGCCCAGACCAAGGTGGCGGCGGTGCGCGAGCTGCCGCTGGCCGACGCCTTCGCCTCGATGAACTCGAAATTCTGGGGCGCCTACCGCGTCGCCCGCGCCGCGCCGATCCGCGACGGCGGGTCGCTGACCTTCGTCACCGGCGTGCTGGCGATCCGGCCGCGCAAGGGCGCCGCGGTCCAGGGCGCGATCAATGCCGGGCTGGAGGCGCTGGCCCAGGGCCTGGCGCTGGAGCTGGCGCCGGTGCGGGTCAATACCGTCTCGCCCGGCCTGGTGGCGACGCCGCTCTACGACCGCATGGCCGCCGATGCCCGCCAGGCGATGTATGACCGCGCGGCGGCCACCCTGCCCGTCGGACTGGTCGGCCAGCCGGAGCACATCGCCACCCAGATCCTGGCCTTCATCACCAACCCTTACGCCACCGGCAGCACGGCCTATATTCATGGCGGCAGCGCCCTGGTCTGA